The following are from one region of the Rosistilla carotiformis genome:
- a CDS encoding PAAR domain-containing protein encodes MPCAARVADLHTCPMVTALVPHVGGPISGPGAPTVLIGGLPASVVGDLCVCVGPPDSIVMGSGTVMVGGKPAARMGDMTAHGGSITLGCPTVMIGG; translated from the coding sequence ATGCCCTGTGCCGCACGAGTTGCCGACCTCCACACCTGTCCAATGGTCACCGCTTTGGTGCCTCATGTCGGAGGTCCGATCTCCGGCCCTGGAGCCCCAACCGTCCTGATTGGCGGCCTGCCCGCATCGGTCGTCGGCGACCTGTGTGTTTGTGTCGGACCGCCCGATTCGATTGTGATGGGAAGCGGCACCGTGATGGTCGGCGGCAAACCGGCAGCGCGGATGGGCGATATGACCGCGCATGGCGGGTCGATCACCTTGGGCTGCCCGACCGTCATGATCGGCGGTTGA
- a CDS encoding DUF6931 family protein has protein sequence MNLDQLDKILVAQIEARTPNNGIDAMCQHAPTNRLIWWGCLSAWSIWRPTPPPVEDAALAIAARWVFQPSDDLRRAAALQAKSDTVGMCKWLLQAVQFSGGQLKTDEAGIAVPTPNVSGPYTKGFIHNLLATSPPVERATASQNLLQLARQAITRPMPTAEPTQPKPQLV, from the coding sequence ATGAACCTCGATCAGTTAGACAAAATATTGGTGGCCCAAATCGAAGCGCGGACGCCCAACAATGGGATCGATGCGATGTGCCAGCACGCTCCCACAAATCGCTTGATCTGGTGGGGCTGCCTGTCGGCCTGGTCGATCTGGCGTCCCACGCCTCCGCCCGTCGAAGACGCCGCGCTGGCGATCGCTGCGCGTTGGGTCTTCCAACCAAGCGACGACCTGCGCCGCGCTGCGGCGTTGCAAGCCAAGTCCGATACCGTTGGAATGTGCAAGTGGCTGTTGCAAGCGGTGCAATTCAGCGGCGGCCAGTTGAAGACCGACGAAGCGGGAATCGCCGTGCCAACGCCCAACGTATCGGGCCCCTACACCAAAGGCTTCATCCACAATCTGCTGGCCACCAGCCCTCCGGTCGAACGAGCGACCGCATCTCAAAATCTCTTGCAATTGGCACGTCAGGCGATCACTCGCCCCATGCCGACGGCCGAGCCAACGCAACCGAAACCGCAACTTGTTTAA
- a CDS encoding cysteine peptidase family C39 domain-containing protein, producing MCKENAQPRSCGPISLVAALRRFGIDRSVDAIWHAVTRDDPFGTRAARSYLIAALARTCQLDAAVLQCQPERAWQAIQTCLDAGITVVLNHRAYRAADEGHFTLLATIDDATITLDDPFLGKNQRFDRQRFLQLWKPNRETSGHVLIAIDKPALSETQSTAESLPTCPRCAAPITLAPNRLFDPSDWNSSGLWQRFFCLGCDASFSPR from the coding sequence GTGTGCAAGGAGAACGCTCAACCGCGATCATGCGGCCCGATTTCGCTGGTCGCTGCACTCCGCCGGTTTGGCATCGATCGATCGGTCGATGCGATCTGGCACGCCGTCACGCGTGACGATCCGTTTGGCACTCGCGCCGCGCGATCGTACCTGATAGCCGCCCTGGCCCGCACGTGTCAGCTGGATGCCGCCGTTTTGCAGTGCCAGCCCGAACGCGCGTGGCAGGCGATTCAAACCTGCCTTGACGCCGGCATCACGGTCGTTCTGAACCATCGCGCTTACCGTGCCGCGGATGAAGGACATTTCACTTTATTGGCAACGATCGACGATGCAACGATCACGCTGGATGATCCCTTCCTGGGGAAAAACCAAAGGTTCGACCGGCAGCGTTTCCTACAACTCTGGAAGCCCAATCGCGAGACCTCGGGACATGTCTTGATCGCCATCGACAAACCCGCTCTCAGCGAAACGCAAAGCACTGCGGAATCTCTACCAACATGTCCACGCTGCGCCGCGCCGATCACTCTGGCGCCCAACCGCCTGTTTGATCCGAGCGACTGGAATTCCAGCGGACTCTGGCAGCGGTTCTTTTGCCTGGGCTGCGATGCCTCGTTTTCGCCGCGTTAG
- a CDS encoding beta-ketoacyl synthase N-terminal-like domain-containing protein: MNHHSSEHNRVVITGVGVFSSLGAGFASLSSATVESRAMASAATSVPVFGPIASYSGAIDDFGNLPAVRKRSLRKSMKLMNRETQLGVAAAYQAIQAADLDTAGYDSQRVGVCFGAGNVEVRPEDFIAGVQACSESPDQPIPNAWGSQGLPHVDPLWVLRVLPNMPACHIAIGCDYQGPNNTITQAEASANLAIQEAKHHLLDDEADAMIAGSTGTSIRCDRSTNEGDAVAGEASEGAAAFVIERLDAARNRNATIYAEVLGIGSSCVIDNTMVPKPDDAIRNAIGASVAQSHLADRDAIQCVIYNGPHSDSAIQQSLGSPLSESMNLSEWIGQVDAGSGAIGLAMALMRLAATAPDAEHAALNLGITNNGLASCLVVRNLQTSRAA; encoded by the coding sequence ATGAACCACCATTCCTCCGAACACAACCGCGTCGTCATCACCGGCGTTGGCGTCTTCAGTTCCTTAGGAGCCGGGTTCGCATCGCTGAGTTCAGCCACAGTCGAATCGCGAGCCATGGCGTCGGCCGCTACTTCAGTTCCCGTCTTTGGACCGATCGCAAGCTATTCCGGCGCGATCGACGATTTTGGCAACCTGCCCGCCGTTCGAAAACGCAGTTTGCGGAAGTCGATGAAGTTGATGAATCGCGAAACCCAACTTGGCGTTGCCGCGGCCTACCAAGCGATCCAAGCTGCCGACCTGGACACGGCGGGCTACGATTCCCAACGGGTCGGCGTTTGCTTCGGCGCAGGCAACGTCGAAGTCCGACCAGAAGATTTCATCGCCGGCGTGCAAGCCTGTTCCGAATCGCCCGACCAGCCGATCCCGAACGCCTGGGGTTCGCAAGGCCTTCCCCACGTCGATCCTTTGTGGGTTCTGCGCGTGTTACCCAACATGCCCGCCTGCCACATCGCCATCGGCTGCGATTACCAGGGTCCCAACAATACGATCACGCAAGCGGAAGCTTCGGCGAACCTTGCCATCCAGGAAGCCAAACACCATTTGTTAGACGACGAAGCCGACGCGATGATCGCCGGCAGCACCGGCACTTCCATCCGTTGTGACCGATCGACTAACGAAGGCGACGCAGTGGCAGGCGAAGCTTCCGAAGGAGCCGCCGCGTTTGTGATCGAACGACTCGACGCCGCCCGCAATCGCAATGCGACGATCTATGCCGAGGTGCTGGGGATTGGCAGCAGTTGCGTGATCGACAACACGATGGTCCCCAAACCTGATGACGCGATTCGCAACGCCATCGGCGCATCGGTGGCTCAGTCGCATCTCGCCGATCGCGATGCGATTCAATGCGTCATCTACAACGGCCCACATAGCGACTCCGCGATCCAACAATCGTTGGGATCCCCGTTGTCCGAATCGATGAACCTCAGCGAATGGATCGGTCAGGTCGACGCGGGCAGCGGCGCGATCGGATTGGCGATGGCGCTGATGCGTTTGGCCGCAACCGCTCCAGATGCGGAACACGCTGCCCTTAATCTTGGCATCACCAACAATGGACTCGCCAGCTGCCTGGTCGTCCGCAACCTTCAAACGTCGCGAGCCGCATGA
- a CDS encoding beta-ketoacyl-[acyl-carrier-protein] synthase family protein — translation MMHRRVVITGMGIVTPLGHRLDGFWDNLTAGRSGVGPISTFDASEYPVRIAAEVPKSWSMESVGENSRQWATAPRQTRFALAAGIMAVRDSGIDLERFDPRLSGVYLGCGEPFTPFSPLVDSISQSLNDHSFQPAAYTDTALRLFDPESQRQFDPKMPAIALAGRFNLQGPSVNCIAACVSSSQAIGQAVRMIRRGEVNTMLCGGAHSCIHELGVTGFSRLSALSQQNANPKQAARPFDRSRDGFVIGEGGALFVAEEFEQARRRGAPIYAEISGYGSAQDAFRITDTHPEGRGCVQAIRRALKDAGIDGEDLDYINAHGTGTVLNDKVETRSIKSALGSVAYDIPVSSTKSMLGHATTACGAIELAVSLMAMQTNTLPPTINYDDPDPECDLDYIPNVARDAKCRHILSNNIGFGGQNAALILSRVSEPRSYWQSAAA, via the coding sequence ATGATGCATCGTCGTGTTGTGATCACAGGAATGGGAATCGTCACACCGCTGGGCCACCGGTTGGATGGGTTCTGGGATAATCTCACCGCTGGGCGTTCGGGCGTTGGGCCGATCTCAACCTTTGACGCGTCGGAGTATCCCGTCCGCATCGCTGCGGAAGTTCCCAAGTCGTGGTCGATGGAAAGTGTTGGCGAAAACTCGCGTCAGTGGGCCACGGCGCCCCGTCAGACACGCTTTGCACTCGCCGCAGGCATCATGGCCGTTCGCGATTCGGGAATCGATCTAGAGCGTTTCGATCCGCGACTTTCGGGCGTCTATCTCGGCTGTGGCGAACCGTTCACCCCCTTCAGCCCGCTGGTGGATTCGATCTCTCAATCGTTGAACGATCACAGCTTTCAACCCGCCGCCTACACCGACACCGCGTTGCGTTTATTCGATCCCGAATCGCAGCGTCAGTTTGATCCCAAGATGCCCGCGATCGCATTGGCAGGTCGTTTCAATCTGCAAGGGCCCAGTGTGAATTGCATCGCAGCATGCGTTTCGTCGTCGCAAGCGATCGGCCAAGCGGTGCGAATGATCCGACGCGGTGAAGTCAACACGATGTTATGCGGCGGGGCCCACAGCTGTATCCATGAACTGGGCGTCACGGGCTTCAGCCGGCTATCAGCGCTCAGCCAACAGAATGCCAACCCTAAGCAAGCCGCACGCCCGTTTGACCGCAGCCGCGACGGGTTTGTCATCGGCGAAGGAGGCGCCCTGTTTGTTGCGGAAGAATTCGAACAAGCGCGGCGACGTGGGGCCCCTATCTACGCGGAGATCAGTGGCTACGGGTCGGCGCAGGATGCGTTCCGAATCACCGACACCCATCCCGAAGGACGTGGATGTGTCCAAGCGATTCGACGCGCATTAAAGGATGCGGGAATCGATGGAGAAGACCTTGATTACATCAACGCCCACGGAACCGGAACGGTCTTGAACGACAAGGTCGAAACGCGGTCGATTAAATCCGCCCTGGGATCGGTCGCCTACGACATCCCCGTTTCCAGCACCAAAAGTATGCTGGGGCATGCCACGACCGCCTGCGGCGCGATCGAATTGGCAGTCTCCTTGATGGCGATGCAGACCAATACGTTGCCCCCAACGATCAACTACGACGACCCCGATCCGGAATGCGATTTGGACTACATTCCCAACGTCGCCCGAGATGCCAAGTGCCGGCATATCCTAAGCAACAACATCGGCTTCGGTGGCCAGAACGCCGCGTTGATCCTATCGCGGGTCAGCGAACCGCGTTCGTATTGGCAATCGGCGGCTGCTTGA
- a CDS encoding CHAD domain-containing protein: MKIRFSGGESVQQGIQRIAATQIQQSIDDLSNHELDRSEVVHDVRKRCKMIRGMLRLVRPTIGEVYERENTWFRDASRKLSGLRDADATLEALERLREYGAKEVPGKLWDRLDAVLDNRSQVASSGTLDWEPFFVEATQDMQAALDRVPEWNCDEDGFDALKPGLEKTYRRGKRAMRDALKEPSDERLHEWRKHAKYQMYQVRILRDASERELSKRGKRLKRLTDLLGNDHDLVVLHHLLIEHPDFKKLRQAKGFKRLSGAIDARRSVLQKQAKKLGKKLFSASSKKFSGAIEQAWQQWHDDAAVVEAL, from the coding sequence ATGAAGATCCGGTTTAGTGGCGGCGAATCGGTGCAGCAGGGCATTCAGCGGATTGCGGCGACGCAAATTCAGCAATCGATTGACGACCTCTCGAATCACGAACTCGACCGCAGCGAGGTCGTGCATGATGTCCGCAAGCGATGCAAAATGATCCGTGGCATGTTGCGGTTGGTGAGGCCAACGATCGGCGAGGTGTACGAGCGCGAAAACACTTGGTTTCGCGATGCCTCTCGAAAACTATCCGGGCTGCGCGATGCCGATGCCACGCTCGAAGCGCTCGAGCGGCTGCGAGAGTATGGTGCGAAGGAGGTTCCGGGGAAACTGTGGGACCGGTTGGACGCGGTGTTAGATAACCGCAGCCAAGTTGCCAGCTCGGGCACGCTCGATTGGGAGCCCTTCTTCGTTGAAGCGACCCAAGACATGCAGGCCGCTCTCGATCGTGTGCCCGAATGGAATTGCGACGAGGATGGATTTGACGCGTTAAAGCCCGGTCTTGAAAAGACGTATCGACGCGGCAAGCGGGCGATGCGCGATGCGCTCAAAGAGCCATCCGACGAGCGGCTTCACGAATGGCGGAAGCACGCTAAGTACCAAATGTACCAAGTGCGGATTCTGCGCGACGCGAGTGAACGCGAACTCTCCAAGCGTGGGAAGCGGTTGAAACGACTTACCGATTTGTTGGGGAACGATCACGATCTCGTGGTCTTGCACCATCTGCTTATCGAACATCCCGACTTCAAGAAATTGCGACAAGCGAAAGGGTTCAAACGATTGAGTGGGGCGATCGACGCGCGCCGCAGCGTCCTGCAGAAGCAGGCGAAGAAACTGGGGAAGAAGTTGTTCTCGGCGTCCAGCAAAAAGTTCTCCGGCGCAATCGAACAGGCGTGGCAGCAGTGGCACGACGATGCTGCGGTAGTGGAAGCTCTGTAG